A stretch of the Xiphophorus couchianus chromosome 15, X_couchianus-1.0, whole genome shotgun sequence genome encodes the following:
- the tmem181 gene encoding transmembrane protein 181 isoform X2, with protein sequence MDTDYSSGLENPLYSELKYFCRKIQEAYQDLKEDLTPYRDDRFYRLAPMRLYTLSKRHFVLVFVVFLICFGLTVFIGIEGPKIIAEQEHNADQLKSRNSSIKTEPFNLDSPPLTTYNQQLWLTCVMQAGNSNMKDFRQNFEIKVDLNGVIQDASMKHIKKVQQKSRMLHCGAKCDEIIVLHLGYLSYTRYQVAVSFQGLENISYEIKVKFVWKTYNPTFSQVEIWFRFVFVVLTFMVTCLFAHSLRKFSMRDWGIEQKWMSILLPLLLLYNDPFFPLSFLVNSWFPGTLDAFFQALFLCALLLFWLCVYHGIRVPGERKFLTFYLPKLIIVGLLWLSAVTLGVWQTVNELQDPTFNYKLDIANFQGMKVFFLIVVAFYILYLIFLIVRACSELKNMPYSDLRLKFLTALTFIVLVISMAILYLRFGAKALQDNFVSELSTHYQNSAEFLSFYGLLNFYLYTLAFVYSPSKNALYDSQLKDNPAFSMLNDSDDEVIYGSDYEEMPLQNGRANKVTTKYQDDSDSN encoded by the exons ATGGACACAGACTACTCTTCCGGCTTGGAAAACCCTCTTTACAGCGAgctgaaatatttctgcagGAAAATACAAGAGGCCTACCAGGACCTGAAGGAGGATTTAACACCTTATCGTGATGATCGGTTTTACAG GCTGGCACCCATGCGGCTTTACACCTTGTCCAAAAGACATTTTGTCCTGGTCTTTGTGGTGTTCCTGATATGCTTTGGCCTCACAGTCTTCATTGGGATTGAAG gTCCAAAGATTATTGCTGAGCAGGAGCATAATGCTGACCagttaaaaagcagaaatagtTCAATAAAG ACTGAACCATTTAATTTAGATTCTCCACCTCTCACCACCTACAACCAGCAGCTGTGGCTCACCTGTGTGATGCAGGCTGGAAACAGCAATA TGAAAGACTTCAGGCAGAACTTTGAAATCAAGGTTGATCTTAATGGAGTGATACAGGATGCCAGCATGAAGCACATCAAGAAGGTGCAGCAGAAATCACGGATGCTGCATTGTGGCGCT AAATGCGATGAGATCATTGTGCTGCACCTGGGTTACCTGAGCTACACTCGGTATCAGGTTGCAGTCAGCTTCCAAGGCCTTGAAAACATCTCCTATGAAATCAAGGTTAAATTTGTG TGGAAAACATACAACCCCACCTTCTCTCAAGTGGAAATTTGGTTCCGTTTTGTCTTTGTGGTTTTGACTTTCATGGTAACG TGTTTGTTTGCACATTCTCTGAGGAAGTTTTCCATGAGGGACTGGGGTATTGAGCAAAAGTGGATGTCTATTCTGCTTCCTTTGTTGCTGCTCTACAATG atcCGTTCTTCCCGTTGTCATTCCTGGTGAACAGCTGGTTTCCAGGGACCTTGGATGCTTTTTTCCAGGCTCTCTTCCTGTGCGCCCTGCTCCTCTTCTGGCTCTGCGTCTACCACGGCATCAGGGTTCCG GGCGAGAGGAAATTCCTCACCTTCTATCTGCCCAAGCTGATCATCGTGGGTCTGCTGTGGCTGTCTGCCGTCACACTTGGCGTATGGCAGAC CGTTAACGAGCTCCAGGATCCCACCTTTAACTACAAACTGGATATTGCGAACTTCCAG GGCATGAAGGTGTTCTTCCTGATCGTTGTTGCCTTCTACATCCTGTACCTGATATTCCTGATTGTCCGAGCTTGTTCTGAACTGAAGAACATGCCTTACTCAG ATCTTCGGCTTAAGTTTTTGACAGCGCTGACGTTTATAGTTCTTGTTATAAG CATGGCCATTCTGTACCTGAGGTTTGGTGCCAAGGCTCTTCAGGATAATTTTGTGTCTGAATTATCTACCCATTATCAGAACT CAGCTGAATTTTTATCCTTCTACGGCCTgctcaacttttatttatacaCATTAGCATTTGTGTATTCTCCCTCAAAAAATGCCCTGTATG ACTCGCAGCTGAAGGATAACCCTGCCTTCTCCATGCTGAATGACTCGGATGATGAAGTAATTTACGG GAGTGATTATGAGGAGATGCCTTTACAGAATGGGCGTGCCAACAAAGTAACGACAAAGTACCAGGACGACAGCGACAGCAACTGA
- the tmem181 gene encoding transmembrane protein 181 isoform X3, whose amino-acid sequence MELLAPMRLYTLSKRHFVLVFVVFLICFGLTVFIGIEGPKIIAEQEHNADQLKSRNSSIKTEPFNLDSPPLTTYNQQLWLTCVMQAGNSNMKDFRQNFEIKVDLNGVIQDASMKHIKKVQQKSRMLHCGAQKCDEIIVLHLGYLSYTRYQVAVSFQGLENISYEIKVKFVWKTYNPTFSQVEIWFRFVFVVLTFMVTCLFAHSLRKFSMRDWGIEQKWMSILLPLLLLYNDPFFPLSFLVNSWFPGTLDAFFQALFLCALLLFWLCVYHGIRVPGERKFLTFYLPKLIIVGLLWLSAVTLGVWQTVNELQDPTFNYKLDIANFQGMKVFFLIVVAFYILYLIFLIVRACSELKNMPYSDLRLKFLTALTFIVLVISMAILYLRFGAKALQDNFVSELSTHYQNSAEFLSFYGLLNFYLYTLAFVYSPSKNALYDSQLKDNPAFSMLNDSDDEVIYGSDYEEMPLQNGRANKVTTKYQDDSDSN is encoded by the exons ATGGAGCT GCTGGCACCCATGCGGCTTTACACCTTGTCCAAAAGACATTTTGTCCTGGTCTTTGTGGTGTTCCTGATATGCTTTGGCCTCACAGTCTTCATTGGGATTGAAG gTCCAAAGATTATTGCTGAGCAGGAGCATAATGCTGACCagttaaaaagcagaaatagtTCAATAAAG ACTGAACCATTTAATTTAGATTCTCCACCTCTCACCACCTACAACCAGCAGCTGTGGCTCACCTGTGTGATGCAGGCTGGAAACAGCAATA TGAAAGACTTCAGGCAGAACTTTGAAATCAAGGTTGATCTTAATGGAGTGATACAGGATGCCAGCATGAAGCACATCAAGAAGGTGCAGCAGAAATCACGGATGCTGCATTGTGGCGCT CAGAAATGCGATGAGATCATTGTGCTGCACCTGGGTTACCTGAGCTACACTCGGTATCAGGTTGCAGTCAGCTTCCAAGGCCTTGAAAACATCTCCTATGAAATCAAGGTTAAATTTGTG TGGAAAACATACAACCCCACCTTCTCTCAAGTGGAAATTTGGTTCCGTTTTGTCTTTGTGGTTTTGACTTTCATGGTAACG TGTTTGTTTGCACATTCTCTGAGGAAGTTTTCCATGAGGGACTGGGGTATTGAGCAAAAGTGGATGTCTATTCTGCTTCCTTTGTTGCTGCTCTACAATG atcCGTTCTTCCCGTTGTCATTCCTGGTGAACAGCTGGTTTCCAGGGACCTTGGATGCTTTTTTCCAGGCTCTCTTCCTGTGCGCCCTGCTCCTCTTCTGGCTCTGCGTCTACCACGGCATCAGGGTTCCG GGCGAGAGGAAATTCCTCACCTTCTATCTGCCCAAGCTGATCATCGTGGGTCTGCTGTGGCTGTCTGCCGTCACACTTGGCGTATGGCAGAC CGTTAACGAGCTCCAGGATCCCACCTTTAACTACAAACTGGATATTGCGAACTTCCAG GGCATGAAGGTGTTCTTCCTGATCGTTGTTGCCTTCTACATCCTGTACCTGATATTCCTGATTGTCCGAGCTTGTTCTGAACTGAAGAACATGCCTTACTCAG ATCTTCGGCTTAAGTTTTTGACAGCGCTGACGTTTATAGTTCTTGTTATAAG CATGGCCATTCTGTACCTGAGGTTTGGTGCCAAGGCTCTTCAGGATAATTTTGTGTCTGAATTATCTACCCATTATCAGAACT CAGCTGAATTTTTATCCTTCTACGGCCTgctcaacttttatttatacaCATTAGCATTTGTGTATTCTCCCTCAAAAAATGCCCTGTATG ACTCGCAGCTGAAGGATAACCCTGCCTTCTCCATGCTGAATGACTCGGATGATGAAGTAATTTACGG GAGTGATTATGAGGAGATGCCTTTACAGAATGGGCGTGCCAACAAAGTAACGACAAAGTACCAGGACGACAGCGACAGCAACTGA
- the tulp4a gene encoding tubby-related protein 4a has protein sequence MFASVEHGPVLCSDSNILCLSWKGRVPKSEKEKPVCRKRYYEEGWLATGNSRGVVGVTFTSSHCRRDRATPQRVNFNLRGHNSEVVLVRWNEPFQKLATCDTDGGIFVWIQYEGRWSVELVNDRGAQVSDFTWSHDGTQALISYRDGFVLVGSVSGQRHWSSEINLESQITCGIWTPDDQQVLFGTADGQVIVMDCHGRMLAHILLHESDGIVGMSWNYPSFLVEDSSESDTDSDDYTPPKVHSQKPLLTVSFTSGDISLMNSYDDLSPTLIRTGLKDVVVQWCSQGDLLAVAGMERTVLLSPDAPCSPPTKNAIVKFYNVRGDHIYTLDTPAQRPITTLCWGHRDSRLFLASGPALYAVRVDHRVAALQLLCQQVIATAVKEEKDVAKLTMPSRLCTYVTAAFAPTIKPPIPDPNNMRDFVSYPTSGNERLHCTMKRTEDNPEVGGPCYTLYLEYLGGLVPILKGRRISKLRPEFVIMDPKTDGKTDEIYSNSLISAMIDSCNCSDSSDIELNDDWVGKKSPKISRGSKSPKLPRINIDPRKSPKLSRTTQEISRSPRLPLRKPSIGSPSLSRREFPLDDINQQNYLAQVTSNIWGTKFKIVGLAAFLPTNLGAVIYKTSLLHLQPRQMTIYLPEVRKISMEYINLPVFSPNVFSEDEDDLPVSGPAGSTDENPPCTVNIPIAPIHSPAQAMSPAQSIGLVQSLLANQNVQLDVLSNTTAAPSGSLSSGSDQTQDAILTTQYTVPTRYSSPGQVIFGGLDVGRLMVGPPPTHHPSQQQQQSQQQLLQHQQIQHHQQQQQQILQQHHLQQQQHIQQQLQQQLQQHIQMQQHQQMQLQQQQQMHHQLQSQQHHLQQQLQIQIPAPSLSPGQPSGTALHQLQPGALQIQIPHQPADLVVDRTAGGEHEHLLKIKTTRSTPQLADADTVVFSAPLELSKMNPPPPYPGTVAAAVAAAAAAASPSASSSSSGTEGGASGTPPPSELCVKKGDFKLYPPGQQQLQYPTPLGYERITTFDSSGNVEEVCRPRTRLVCNQNVYTLQGPGNSATLRVTSSSSSSAADKKIQLPYTSATLNRLTAPRYSIPSGDPPPYPDSANQSGAAGRNPNQRLDSSLIHATLRRNSREAALKVSQMLEPPRPLPPKAKNSPLATSFQQRVPTALYTCSQCSSGSSVGGSAPGSANGIAGGTIIRQDFPPGNGAPHSTVIVHSSSAAALASQSSYSLMSSLEGSGSAAGAGGNRDRAEYVNSAFTEDETLNQSLRHLVIGGNDASGLVVKRPPPYQWDPTGTEEVWIPQERTANVPPGAHKPPPLILSPTQHLDVTRLPFVLSPKSPTSPSAASFQAAAAAATATGYQISLQYPPAAAYAGAQLQPIPGSPRPCASPKEVVAPVALSQQDATLVLSPGYSPNIANLACCPLPPLYPGGSSCAGIPIPPIALHTPWGTYNPCPPMPSPAVPLPPKASHVSADKNVLSPPPPPPPQPPPPPADPQSHGALQETMAEPGDAYQEVLSLTESPVPQRSEKFSKKNRKRMDSRAEEANVSQLAEGSKSKKEGRALGDFNSLISSPRLGGRDKKKLKGQKEQQMKTKKLSKATANSEFQDSSESEPELFISGDELLNQCQSGKKGWKSKRNLRAASELDEIKCRKANEKEDRGLGSQGFVYVMANKQPLWNEATQVYQLDFGGRVTQESAKNFQIELEGRQVMQFGRIDGNAYILDFQYPFSAVQAFAVALANVTQRLK, from the exons AGTGAG gtGGTATTGGTGCGGTGGAATGAGCCTTTCCAGAAACTGGCCACATGTGACACAGACGGAGGGATTTTTGTATGGATTCAGTACGAGGGCCGGTGGTCTGTGGAGCTCGTCAACGACCGTGGAGCTCAG GTGAGTGACTTCACCTGGTCGCATGATGGAACGCAGGCTCTCATTTCATACCGTGACGGCTTTGTCCTGGTGGGCTCTGTCAGCGGACAGAGACACTGGTCTTCTGAGATTAACTTGGAAAGTCAGATTACCTGTGGAATCTGGACTCCTGATGACCAGCAG GTGTTGTTCGGCACAGCAGATGGACAGGTCATAGTCATGGACTGCCACGGGCGTATGTTGGCCCATATTCTGCTCCATGAGTCCGATGGCATTGTTGGCATGTCATGGAACTACCCCAGCTTCCTGGTAGAGGACAGTAGTGAGAGTGACACAGACTCCGATGATTACACTCCACCCAAAG TGCACAGCCAGAAACCACTGCTGACAGTCAGCTTCACCTCTGGAGACATCAGCCTGATGAATAGTTATGATGACCTCTCACCCACACTGATCCGAACCGGTTTGAAAG ATGTTGTAGTCCAGTGGTGCTCTCAGGGTGACCTTTTGGCAGTGGCAGGGATGGAGAGGACAGTCCTCCTCTCCCCCGACGCTCCATGTTCTCCACCCACCAAGAATGCCATTGTCAAGTTCTACAATGTTAGAGGGGATCACATCTACACACTAGACACACCAGCACAG CGCCCCATCACTACACTCTGTTGGGGTCACAGAGACTCGCGTCTGTTCTTGGCGTCAGGCCCGGCGCTTTATGCAGTTCGAGTGGATCACCGGGTTGCGGCGCTACAGCTTCTCTGCCAGCAGGTCATCGCCACAGCCGTAAAGGAGGAGAAAGATGTCGCCAAGCTCACCATGCCTTCCCGGCTCTGTACCTACGTCACTGCTGCTTTTGCCCCCACCATCAAG CCACCCATCCCAGATCCCAACAACATGCGGGATTTTGTGAGCTACCCGACATCCGGGAATGAGAGACTGCACTGTACCATGAAGCGCACAGAGGATAACCCGGAGGTGGGCGGGCCATGCTACACTTTGTACCTGGAGTACTTGGGTGGTCTGGTGCCCATCCTGAAGGGTCGACGGATTAGTAAGCTGCGCCCTGAGTTTGTCATTATGGACCCCAAAACGGATGGTAAAACAG aTGAGATATACAGCAACAGTCTGATATCAGCCATGATAGACAGCTGTAACTGCTCAGACTCCAGTGATATTGAGCTCAACGACGACTGGGTTGGCAAGAAATCTCCAAAGATATCTAGAGGAAGCAAATCTCCTAAACTTCCCAG GATAAATATTGACCCCAGAAAATCACCCAAGCTGTCCCGAACTACACAAGAAATCTCTAGGTCGCCACGGTTACCCTTAAGAAAACCCTCGATTGGTTCACCGAGTCTCTCACGGAGAGAATTCCCTCTGGATGACATCAATCAG caAAATTACCTCGCTCAGGTCACATCCAATATTTGGGGAACAAAGTTTAAGATAGTGGGACTGGCTGCATTTTTACCTACCAATCTCGGTGCAG ttATCTATAAGACCAGCCTCCTCCATCTGCAGCCCAGACAAATGACCATCTACCTGCCTGAGGTGCGCAAAATCTCCATGGAATACATCAACCTGCCTGTTTTCAGCCCCAATGTCTTCAGTGAGGACGAGGACGACCTTCCTGTATCGGGCCCTGCGGGAAGCACTGACGAAAACCCCCCATGTACTGTAAACATCCCTATTGCCCCCATCCACAGCCCTGCCCAGGCCATGTCCCCTGCCCAAAGCATCGGCCTGGTCCAGTCTCTGCTAGCCAATCAGAACGTTCAGCTTGATGTCCTCAGTAATACGACAGCAGCTCCTTCTGGATCATTGTCCAGCGGTTCGGACCAAACCCAGGATGCCATCTTGACGACCCAGTACACCGTGCCCACCAGGTATTCTAGTCCGGGTCAGGTCATTTTTGGGGGGCTGGACGTAGGTCGGCTAATGGTTGGACCACCGCCGACCCATCATCCAtcgcaacaacaacaacagagtcagcagcagcttctaCAACATCAACAAATTCAGCaccaccaacagcagcagcagcaaatactCCAGCAGCATCacctacagcagcagcagcacattcaacagcagctgcagcagcagcttcagcaacatATACAGATGCAGCAGCATCAACAAATGCAgttgcagcaacagcagcaaatgcATCACCAGCTACAGTCTCAACAGCACCatcttcagcagcagcttcagatcCAGATCCCTGCTCCGTCCCTGTCACCGGGGCAACCTTCAGGAACGGCCCTGCACCAGCTGCAGCCGGGGGCCCTGCAGATACAAATCCCCCACCAGCCAGCCGATTTAGTTGTTGACAGAACAGCGGGCGGGGAGCACGAACACCTGCTGAAGATCAAAACCACTCGATCAACGCCACAGTTAGCTGACGCTGATACAGTTGTGTTCAGCGCTCCTTTGGAGCTCAGCAAAATGAATCCGCCACCTCCTTACCCCGGGACTGTGGCCGCAGCGGTTgccgctgctgcagctgcagcttcaccATCAGCTTCCAGCTCCTCGTCTGGAACAGAAGGGGGCGCTAGTGGTACTCCTCCCCCTAGCGAGCTCTGCGTGAAGAAGGGTGACTTCAAACTTTATCCTCCAGGTCAGCAGCAACTACAGTACCCCACGCCTCTGGGCTACGAGAGGATAACGACGTTTGACAGCAGTGGGAACGTGGAAGAGGTGTGTCGCCCTCGAACACGCCTCGTCTGCAACCAGAATGTCTACACCCTCCAGGGACCAGGCAACTCTGCCACTCTCAGGGTCACTTCCTCTTCATCCTCGTCTGCAGCTGACAAGAAAATCCAGCTGCCCTACACCTCTGCTACGCTTAACAGACTCACCGCACCCCGCTACTCCATACCAAGCGGAGACCCACCCCCATACCCTGATTCGGCCAATCAGAGCGGAGCTGCTGGGAGGAATCCGAACCAGCGACTCGACAGCAGCTTGATCCATGCCACCCTCAGGAGGAACAGCCGAGAGGCTGCGCTTAAAGTCTCCCAGATGCTGGAACCGCCAAGGCCACTTCCTCCGAAAGCTAAAAACAGTCCACTAGCAACCTCCTTCCAGCAGAGGGTGCCAACAGCCTTATACACGTGCAGCCAGTGCAGCAGTGGATCAAGTGTTGGCGGTAGTGCTCCAGGGAGCGCTAATGGGATAGCAGGGGGAACGATTATCAGGCAAGATTTCCCTCCAGGGAACGGCGCTCCACACAGCACAGTGATAGTTCACTCCAGCAGTGCCGCTGCTCTGGCCTCCCAGTCCTCATACAGCCTGATGAGCTCACTGGAGGGGTCTGGGAGTGCAGCGGGAGCAGGAGGGAACAGAGACCGGGCTGAGTATGTTAACTCAGCGTTTACTGAGGATGAAACACTCAACCAGTCGCTGAGGCATTTGGTAATTGGAGGAAATGATGCATCTGGGCTTGTCGTCAAACGCCCACCTCCCTACCAGTGGGACCCGACTGGCACAGAGGAGGTGTGGATACCTCAAGAGAGGACAGCAAATGTTCCCCCTGGAGCGCACAAGCCTCCGCCCCTCATTCTCAGCCCAACTCAGCACTTGGATGTTACCAGACTGCCTTTTGTTCTTTCTCCAAAGTCTCCCACCAGCCCCAGCGCTGCATCATTccaggctgcagcagcagcagctacagCCACAGGCTACCAAATCTCTCTGCAGTACCCCCCAGCAGCAGCCTATGCCGGAGCTCAGCTCCAACCCATCCCAGGGTCGCCGCGCCCCTGCGCCTCCCCTAAGGAAGTTGTGGCGCCCGTGGCCCTCTCACAGCAGGATGCGACCCTCGTCTTGTCGCCGGGTTACTCTCCAAACATAGCGAACCTCGCCTGCTGTCCCCTTCCTCCCTTGTATCCCGGAGGAAGTTCCTGTGCTGGAATCCCCATCCCTCCCATTGCCCTTCACACACCGTGGGGAACGTACAATCCTTGTCCGCCTATGCCCAGTCCTGCAGTGCCACTTCCACCCAAAGCCTCCCACGTGTCAGcagacaaaaatgttctctcacctcctcctccacctcctccacagcctccaccaccaccagcagacCCACAGAGCCACGGGGCGTTACAGGAGACAATGGCAGAGCCAGGGGACGCTTACCAGGAGGTGTTGTCTTTGACTGAGAGCCCCGTACCACAGCGGTCCGAGAAGTTCAGCAAGAAGAACCGCAAGCGGATGGACAGCCGGGCCGAAGAGGCTAACGTGTCTCAGTTAGCCGAAGGCAGCAAGTCGAAGAAAGAGGGCAGGGCTCTGGGGGATTTCAACTCGCTGATCTCCAGCCCCCGACTGGGAGGAAGAGACAAGAAGAAACTGAAGGGGCAGAAGGAGCAGCAAATGAAAACGAAGAAGCTGAGTAAGGCCACGGCCAACAGTGAGTTCCAGGACAGTTCAGAAAGCGAGCCGGAGCTTTTCATCAGCGGCGATGAGCTCCTTAATCAGTGCCAGAGCGGGAAAAAAGGATGGAAAAGTAAAAGGAACCTGAGGGCAGCTAGCGAACTTGATGAAATAAAGTGCCGGAAAGCCAATGAGAAGGAAGACAGAGGATTGGGCAGCCAAGGGTTTGTGTATGTAATGGCCAACAAGCAGCCTCTGTGGAATGAAGCCACACAGGTCTACCAGCTGGACTTTGGAGGCCGAGTCACGCAAGAGTCGGCCAAGAACTTTCAAATCGAACTGGAGGGCCGGCAG GTGATGCAGTTTGGTAGGATTGATGGTAATGCCTACATCCTGGACTTCCAGTACCCCTTCTCTGCGGTTCAGGCTTTCGCAGTGGCTTTGGCCAACGTCACCCAACGCCTCAAATGA
- the tmem181 gene encoding transmembrane protein 181 isoform X1: MDTDYSSGLENPLYSELKYFCRKIQEAYQDLKEDLTPYRDDRFYRLAPMRLYTLSKRHFVLVFVVFLICFGLTVFIGIEGPKIIAEQEHNADQLKSRNSSIKTEPFNLDSPPLTTYNQQLWLTCVMQAGNSNMKDFRQNFEIKVDLNGVIQDASMKHIKKVQQKSRMLHCGAQKCDEIIVLHLGYLSYTRYQVAVSFQGLENISYEIKVKFVWKTYNPTFSQVEIWFRFVFVVLTFMVTCLFAHSLRKFSMRDWGIEQKWMSILLPLLLLYNDPFFPLSFLVNSWFPGTLDAFFQALFLCALLLFWLCVYHGIRVPGERKFLTFYLPKLIIVGLLWLSAVTLGVWQTVNELQDPTFNYKLDIANFQGMKVFFLIVVAFYILYLIFLIVRACSELKNMPYSDLRLKFLTALTFIVLVISMAILYLRFGAKALQDNFVSELSTHYQNSAEFLSFYGLLNFYLYTLAFVYSPSKNALYDSQLKDNPAFSMLNDSDDEVIYGSDYEEMPLQNGRANKVTTKYQDDSDSN; this comes from the exons ATGGACACAGACTACTCTTCCGGCTTGGAAAACCCTCTTTACAGCGAgctgaaatatttctgcagGAAAATACAAGAGGCCTACCAGGACCTGAAGGAGGATTTAACACCTTATCGTGATGATCGGTTTTACAG GCTGGCACCCATGCGGCTTTACACCTTGTCCAAAAGACATTTTGTCCTGGTCTTTGTGGTGTTCCTGATATGCTTTGGCCTCACAGTCTTCATTGGGATTGAAG gTCCAAAGATTATTGCTGAGCAGGAGCATAATGCTGACCagttaaaaagcagaaatagtTCAATAAAG ACTGAACCATTTAATTTAGATTCTCCACCTCTCACCACCTACAACCAGCAGCTGTGGCTCACCTGTGTGATGCAGGCTGGAAACAGCAATA TGAAAGACTTCAGGCAGAACTTTGAAATCAAGGTTGATCTTAATGGAGTGATACAGGATGCCAGCATGAAGCACATCAAGAAGGTGCAGCAGAAATCACGGATGCTGCATTGTGGCGCT CAGAAATGCGATGAGATCATTGTGCTGCACCTGGGTTACCTGAGCTACACTCGGTATCAGGTTGCAGTCAGCTTCCAAGGCCTTGAAAACATCTCCTATGAAATCAAGGTTAAATTTGTG TGGAAAACATACAACCCCACCTTCTCTCAAGTGGAAATTTGGTTCCGTTTTGTCTTTGTGGTTTTGACTTTCATGGTAACG TGTTTGTTTGCACATTCTCTGAGGAAGTTTTCCATGAGGGACTGGGGTATTGAGCAAAAGTGGATGTCTATTCTGCTTCCTTTGTTGCTGCTCTACAATG atcCGTTCTTCCCGTTGTCATTCCTGGTGAACAGCTGGTTTCCAGGGACCTTGGATGCTTTTTTCCAGGCTCTCTTCCTGTGCGCCCTGCTCCTCTTCTGGCTCTGCGTCTACCACGGCATCAGGGTTCCG GGCGAGAGGAAATTCCTCACCTTCTATCTGCCCAAGCTGATCATCGTGGGTCTGCTGTGGCTGTCTGCCGTCACACTTGGCGTATGGCAGAC CGTTAACGAGCTCCAGGATCCCACCTTTAACTACAAACTGGATATTGCGAACTTCCAG GGCATGAAGGTGTTCTTCCTGATCGTTGTTGCCTTCTACATCCTGTACCTGATATTCCTGATTGTCCGAGCTTGTTCTGAACTGAAGAACATGCCTTACTCAG ATCTTCGGCTTAAGTTTTTGACAGCGCTGACGTTTATAGTTCTTGTTATAAG CATGGCCATTCTGTACCTGAGGTTTGGTGCCAAGGCTCTTCAGGATAATTTTGTGTCTGAATTATCTACCCATTATCAGAACT CAGCTGAATTTTTATCCTTCTACGGCCTgctcaacttttatttatacaCATTAGCATTTGTGTATTCTCCCTCAAAAAATGCCCTGTATG ACTCGCAGCTGAAGGATAACCCTGCCTTCTCCATGCTGAATGACTCGGATGATGAAGTAATTTACGG GAGTGATTATGAGGAGATGCCTTTACAGAATGGGCGTGCCAACAAAGTAACGACAAAGTACCAGGACGACAGCGACAGCAACTGA